In Chanodichthys erythropterus isolate Z2021 chromosome 11, ASM2448905v1, whole genome shotgun sequence, a single window of DNA contains:
- the LOC137030858 gene encoding probable serine/threonine-protein kinase irlE, whose translation MTQIVVNTGTFQIQVPFSVPIPIPRKTDPLIQCIIDKKLKKLRKLIKDKDINGVYPSEVWNDDVTPLTAAVLCRNEEICSYLLKESDPNRPSTNGLTPLHYAALTTGVPLSIVKRLLAAKAIPDGHGLLIFTPLQYAVDHDREDIVKALIKAGTSPAMNYGVNPEVDKKVERMILQLSSQGEVSEEVRISFSFSCAVRKKNNHAEVYRLFKEHFFQEDPFVPLIYFEKYFGVIGPSSEQYRQSAIKWLKDTNSADRYIKGLIKRFPRIPQEHWLVALNCLNVGLCVSESISPQVFSELVPILTNSLQHFGNAQGETVNHLILKMLNVMVQKTSEQKMSTNNSVFEKLCKSLLPLTRPDYSSLIGMWTYGLFANINDFAPELVALCGLSPVPEKILIKAETEMDEVMKKKLQKLDESLRHPAGSSAVDSLCEETAALSTSRKEKKKKKKKIQQEVGSREGELQDKEELFPDTVVKSIEESNSSVQPFTPPAESPRRWHQTSLRWRPKLEKLANMDANKTYKLESLTLVIDPEFLIARGSDGTQVFLGLRDDGTEVAVKRMDKFNYQDLKNEEEFLRFPELESTSIVRYVDFAEDDHFGYLALQLCEYTLEEYIQEHLPDDSAERSLVLKKLVKEVLYSLQVLHQPQTKVLHRDIKPQNVLIDIKGKAKLADFGISRRLKQGETTIQTRIAGTRCWKAKETIKKEVNTGYKRSSDIQVAGMLVYYILSGGHHPFGEDVECEYNILQGKYSLEHLDDDVAKDLVEWMINENPEERPTVEQTLAHPFFWTDERRVRYLKILGNEKEAGNCRNADKELLEAIAKYTEGKSFSEWKTKLPSELVQKLDGTKKAYPENTLGLLRFIRNLHEHYKGDAVKINLMTTFLDLFGSVYLFAKEKGWNARESVMMDINSAS comes from the exons ATGACACAG ATTGTAGTGAACACTGGAACATTCCAGATCCAAGTACCATTTTCAGTTCCAATTCCAATACCTAGAAAAACAGATCCTCTAATACAATGCATCATAGACAAGAAGTTAAAGAAACTTCGCAAATTAATAAAAGACAAAGATATTAATGGTGTGTACCCTTCTGAAGTCTGGAATGATGATGTTACACCATTAACAGCAGCAGTTCTATGCAGAAATGAAGAAATCTGCTCTTATCTACTTAAAGAGTCTGATCCAAACAGACCTTCAACAAATGGACTAACACCTCTACATTATGCTGCTTTAACAACTGGAGTTCCATTGAGTATTGTGAAAAGATTACTTGCAGCCAAAGCTATCCCAGATGGACATGGCTTACTAATTTTTACTCCATTGCAATATGCTGTTGATCATGACCGTGAAGACATTGTGAAAGCACTTATAAAGGCTGGAACTTCACCTGCAATGAATTATGGGGTAAATCCAGAAGTTGATAAAAAGGTTGAGAGAATGATTCTTCAGCTGTCTTCACAGGGTGAAGTGTCCGAGGAAGTACGTatatctttctctttttcttgtgCTGtacgaaaaaaaaataatcatgcaGAAGTTTACAGACTCTTTAAGGAACATTTCTTTCAAGAGGATCCTTTTGTTCCTTTGATTTATTTTGAGAAATACTTTGGTGTCATTGGTCCAAGTTCAGAGCAGTACCGTCAGAGCGCCATCAAGTGGTTAAAAGACACAAACAGTGCAGACAGATACATCAAGGGACTCATCAAGCGCTTTCCAAGAATCCCTCAGGAACACTGGCTGGTTGCACTGAACTGCTTAAACGTTGGTTTGTGTGTCAGTGAAAGCATCTCTCCTCAGGTATTCAGTGAGCTTGTGCCAATTCTAACAAACAGTCTTCAGCACTTTGGAAATGCACAAGGAGAAACAGTCAATCATCTGATACTAAAGATGCTCAATGTCATGGTGCAGAAGACATCAGAACAGAAAATGAGTACCAACAATTCTGTCTTTGAGAAGTTATGCAAAAGTCTATTGCCTCTCACACGTCCTGATTATTCAAGTCTAATTGGAATGTGGACCTATGGACTGTTTGCCAATATAAATGACTTTGCTCCTGAACTTGTTGCATTGTGTGGATTGTCTCCGGTTCCAGAGAAGATCCTTATAAAAGCAGAGACAGAGATGGATGAAGTCATGAAAAAAAAGCTGCAGAAGTTGGATGAATCACTGAGACATCCAGCGGGTTCAAGTGCAGTGGATAGTTTATGTGAGGAGACGGCTGCTCTATCAACAAGcagaaaggagaaaaaaaagaagaagaaaaaaatccagCAAGAAGTGGGATCACGAGAAGGCGAGCTGCAAGATAAAGAGGAACTGTTTCCAGACACTGTAGTAAAATCCATTGAGGAATCAAACTCAAGTGTGCAGCCGTTCACACCTCCTGCTGAGAGCCCAAGAAGGTGGCATCAAACCAGCCTTCGTTGGAGGCCAAAGCTTGAGAAGCTTGCTAACATGGATGCTAACAAGACATATAAGCTGGAAAGTCTTACTCTTGTCATTGACCCTGAATTTCTGATAGCTAGGGGAAGTGATGGAACACAAGTTTTTCTTGGTTTGAGGGATGACGGCACAGAAGTGGCTGTGAAACGAATGGATAAGTTTAATTACCAAGACCTCAAAAATGAAGAGGAATTTCTACGCTTTCCAGAACTTGAAAGTACCTCAATTGTGCGATATGTGGACTTTGCTGAAGATGACCATTTTGGATATCTTGCTCTTCAGCTTTGTGAGTACACACTGGAGGAATATATCCAAGAGCATTTACCAGATGATAGCGCTGAGAGAAGTTTGGTTCTGAAGAAGCTGGTGAAGGAAGTTCTCTACAGTTTACAGGTTTTACACCAACCGCAGACCAAAGTGCTTCATCGAGACATCAAACCCCAGAATGTTCTGATTG ACATAAAAGGAAAGGCTAAATTGGCTGATTTTGGCATAAGTCGCCGACTGAAACAGGGCGAAACCACCATACAAACAAGAATTGCTGGAACTAGATGCTGGAAGGCAAAGGAGACCATAAAGAAGGAAGTCAACACTGGGTACAAGAGGAGCTCTGACATACAG GTTGCTGGGATGTTAGTGTACTACATTCTCTCTGGAGGACACCATCCATTCGGTGAAGATGTGGAATGTGAGTACAACATTTTACAAGGAAAATACTCACTGGAACATCTAGATGATGATGTAGCGAAAGATCTCGTCGAGTGGATGATCAATGAAAATCCAGAAGAGAGACCAACCGTGGAGCAGACCCTTGCACACCCCTTCTTCTGGACTGATGAAAG GAGAGTGAGGTATCTGAAAATTTTGGGAAATGAGAAAGAGGCTGGAAACTGTCGTAATGCAGATAAGGAGCTCCTTGAAGCTATTGCAAAATACACAGAGGGGAAAAGCTTTTCTGAATGGAAAACTAAA TTGCCGTCTGAGCTTGTCCAGAAACTGGATGGTACGAAGAAAGCCTATCCTGAGAACACACTGGGCCTGCTGCGTTTCATACGCAACCTACATGAGCATTA TAAAGGAGATGCTGTGAAAATCAACCTGATGACTACATTCCTTGATCTTTTTGGAAGTGTGTACCTGTTTGCCAAGGAGAAAGGATGGAATGCCAGAGAAAGTGTCATGATGGACATCAACTCGGCATCATGA